CCAAGAAGCTGGGCGACGCAAGGTCCCGCGTCCTGGCCGCCGAGATCCGGCGGATCTGCGTCGAGCGATATCGCGAGGTGATCATTCCGCCGGAACGGTACAACACGCTGTACGAGGAATTCCGGCGGGAAGGCAGGAATCTCAACCATCTCCTGGCCTGGGCCCACGCCCGCGCCATCGAGAGCCTGCTGGAATGCACCCCGTGCCGACTGGCCGTGGCGGATCAGTTCGGTAACGAAAGCTACATTCGATCCCGTCTCATGAACAAGGGCCGGGAGATCGAGTTGATCCAGGAACACCGGGGAGAGCGGTACCTGGCCGTCGCCGCGGCATCCATTCTCGCCCGGGACCGCTTCCTGGAATACCTGGACAGGCTGTCCGGCGAAGCCGGCCTTACGCTGCCCAAGGGCGCTGGTCCGCCGGTCGTCTCCGCCGCCCGGAAATACGTCGAGCGGCACGGGGCGGATAAACTGTCCCGCGTGGCCAAGATGCATTACAAGACCACGGTCCAGGTTGTGTAAACCCGCCGGATTTAGTACAATCAATACAGGTGAATCGCCGGATTTTAAAAACGGTTGCCGATAAGGGTGCGGGCTGAATGCGACAGACGACGGTATACGCCCATACGAGATTTCAGATTGCGCCCGTCGATCCGCGGGTCTTCGGGGGCTTTCTGGAACATATCGGCCGGGCCGTCTACGAAGGCGTGTACGACCCGGACTGCAAGCATGCGGACGAGGATGGATTCCGCGCGGACGTCATGGATGCGATGAGGCGTCAGTCCATGACGGTCATGCGGTATCCCGGGGGCAACTTCGCGTCCGGCTACCACTGGATGGACGGCGTGGGCCCGCAGACGCTGCGTCCCACCGTGCGCGAACTCGCTTGGCAGAGCGTCGAGCCGAACGCTTTCGGCACGGACGAGTTCATCCGGCTGTGCCGTAAAATGGACTGGAAGCCCATGCTCACGGTCAACCTCGGCACGGGCTCGCCCGAGGAAGCCCGGAACTGGGTCGAGTACTGCAATTGTCCCGCGGGCACGAACTTCGCCGACATACGGGTGGGGAACGGGGAGGAGATGCCCTATGACGTTGGCCTGTGGTGCCTGGGCAACGAGATGGACGGCCACTGGCAGCTCGGCCACGTGCCGGCGGACCAGTACGCGATCCGGGCCCAGCAGGCCGCGAAGATGATGAAGGACGCGGACCGGCGGATCGAGCTGGTAGCCTGCGGTTCCTGTTCCGTGGACATGTTCGACACCTATATGGAATGGGACCGCCAGGTCCTCGACTACCTGGGCGATTACGCCGACTACATCAGCCTGCACCGTTACGTGGGCAACCCGAAAGACGACACGCCGGACTACCTGGCGGTGACGAACTCCATCGACCGGCAGATCGAGGAAATGGACGCGGTATGCCGCTTCATCCAGGCCAAGCGCCGGAGCAGCAAGCGCACCT
This portion of the Gemmatimonadota bacterium genome encodes:
- the rnhC gene encoding ribonuclease HIII → EPVSRRYDVPDARARAGIREALEHIGPSERRTEAWCDWVLEFADEGERLVLKQYQKGTLMIQGRADHLLRVILHVLSPFLDEPGEAAADGSGGAGTRKLSLPHIGTDESGKGDYFGPLVVGGVLVESGTREQLAALGIRDSKKLGDARSRVLAAEIRRICVERYREVIIPPERYNTLYEEFRREGRNLNHLLAWAHARAIESLLECTPCRLAVADQFGNESYIRSRLMNKGREIELIQEHRGERYLAVAAASILARDRFLEYLDRLSGEAGLTLPKGAGPPVVSAARKYVERHGADKLSRVAKMHYKTTVQVV
- a CDS encoding alpha-N-arabinofuranosidase, encoding MRQTTVYAHTRFQIAPVDPRVFGGFLEHIGRAVYEGVYDPDCKHADEDGFRADVMDAMRRQSMTVMRYPGGNFASGYHWMDGVGPQTLRPTVRELAWQSVEPNAFGTDEFIRLCRKMDWKPMLTVNLGTGSPEEARNWVEYCNCPAGTNFADIRVGNGEEMPYDVGLWCLGNEMDGHWQLGHVPADQYAIRAQQAAKMMKDADRRIELVACGSCSVDMFDTYMEWDRQVLDYLGDYADYISLHRYVGNPKDDTPDYLAVTNSIDRQIEEMDAVCRFIQAKRRSSKRTYLCFDEWNVWYKNRETDGEGKFAPHLVEEVYNLEDALVVAGFLNSFVRHADSVRIANIAQIVNVIAPLITRGDELLVQSIYHPFTMYAGRREGMALRTFVDGTGYRSESYGRANHVDAAMIQDDRKLHVFAANRSTDASVPLRIVLEDRPIESLVGAEILTGGGDPKAANSFEQPDRVGKQPFEEIKVAGGRVQCFLPPLSFAAMTFELEEW